GTTAAGCAAAAGACTAATACCATTTTTCTCCCTATATTCATCAACAGCTTTTTTACAACCTTCCCAATGACCATAATCATCAATTATTAGAACTCCATTGATTTCGAGACGAGGAAACAAAAATGTTAGTTCATGTTTTGTTGATTCATACCAATCAGTATCTAAACGTAGCAGGGCAATATTTTCTTCGGGCATGATATGGGGAATGGTCTCTTCTACTTTACCTTTCACATAAACAATATTTTCTGTCTTGAAGTTAGTTATTTGCATATTTTTCTTCACATCTTCTAAACTCGCGAAACACCAAACTGATGTTTCTTTATGGTCTTTATATTCTTCTAGAAGTGTCAAGGCTGTTTCACCATGTATATCAATATCCTCCATAGTAGGTTCCGTCATACCTTCAAAGGTATCATATAAATATATCTTTCTCTCTTTTATCTTTCTATTTTGTAGCATTTTTGCAATTAGCATACTACTTCCACCTCGCCAAACTCCACACTCCACAAAATCGCCCCTGATATTACTTAATAACACATAATTAACCGCACAATACAATGCATACATCCTTTCGATTGTAGTCATTGTAAAAGGTTTACAGAGTTGGTAAATCTCTAAAAACTCTTTTTCTTGCATATCAGCAGTTACAGGAGAATTGTCTGCGATGCTGTATTTATTGCCAATGTTATAAATTCTGTGTCCAATTTTCCTTATGATGTTAGAGATTGATTTATTCATTATTATTCAAATTATTCGTACAGCTCATTATTATACCGTTGACTGATTGAATCTC
This window of the Ignavibacteriota bacterium genome carries:
- a CDS encoding class I SAM-dependent methyltransferase, translated to MNKSISNIIRKIGHRIYNIGNKYSIADNSPVTADMQEKEFLEIYQLCKPFTMTTIERMYALYCAVNYVLLSNIRGDFVECGVWRGGSSMLIAKMLQNRKIKERKIYLYDTFEGMTEPTMEDIDIHGETALTLLEEYKDHKETSVWCFASLEDVKKNMQITNFKTENIVYVKGKVEETIPHIMPEENIALLRLDTDWYESTKHELTFLFPRLEINGVLIIDDYGHWEGCKKAVDEYREKNGISLLLNRIDYTGRIGIKTAIKNEG